The genome window ACTCTTTTGACGACGTCGCCGTCTCAGAACTTATGTGTAAGCGTGCCATGTGCTCTGCCATTTTTTCCTCGGTGATGTGTTGTTTGCAAATCTGCAACCTACAATCTCTGATGTAAGATGAACACATTGAATGCAAATAGACACTTACGTAGGGGAGTCTGTTTTCCGTTTACACCGCATCGCCGTAGATGGTGTGGCGGTGAAGGCATTTTCTACTGACGGACTAGTCGGAAAGGGGAACTGGACTGGATGTGGTGCTTGTGCTGCGCAGAATGAGAAATTTCCTAGTCCTACTTGGGTTTGTTGATAACTTAAAGAAGGGTTAAACTGTCCCGATGGTATTAAAGGTACTGGTGCCGACTCGTAAGGTATACGGCTCCAATCAATCGGCTGCACATTGAGAGATGGATATGGTTCAAAACCAAAGACTGAAGGGCGGTTTTCTTGGTTAGGGTCTCCTGTCATATTATTCATACATGCAACCACCGTTTCCGTTCTATGATGAAAAAGATTAATAATTGTCGCTGAACCACACAAAAACACTTTTgcacaattgtttatttttttgttgcagaaTCGATCGCAATGCCACTTTTGTACAACTTTGCAACTAAAATCAGCTGTTTGACTTGTCG of Tenebrio molitor chromosome 6, icTenMoli1.1, whole genome shotgun sequence contains these proteins:
- the LOC138133189 gene encoding uncharacterized protein → MNNMTGDPNQENRPSVFGFEPYPSLNVQPIDWSRIPYESAPVPLIPSGQFNPSLSYQQTQVGLGNFSFCAAQAPHPVQFPFPTSPSVENAFTATPSTAMRCKRKTDSPTLQICKQHITEEKMAEHMARLHISSETATSSKESENDRTRRLYMCEEMRKLQSDSILPQSLLSKIQRPCTALVLWTPPRRLVPVQRHQSENGNNNEEAAPDNNRMASEVVMESDINNMDLDNI